One part of the Deinococcus budaensis genome encodes these proteins:
- a CDS encoding MarR family winged helix-turn-helix transcriptional regulator — protein MKTAELLERIERDWQAARPDVNPEPMLTVIAVQRTSQLLQGALEAFFAGYDLTPSAFDVLATLRRSAPPEGLTLGDLAHRMAVTPPAVTKRVDGLERRGWVTRHPDPGDRRTVRAALSAAGRAAVDELLLAHVAHEEALLGQLTPDERRTLRQLLGRLSPAAEGP, from the coding sequence ATGAAGACCGCCGAGCTGCTGGAGCGGATCGAACGCGACTGGCAGGCAGCTCGTCCGGACGTGAATCCCGAACCGATGCTCACCGTGATCGCCGTGCAGCGGACCAGTCAGCTGCTTCAGGGCGCTCTGGAGGCCTTTTTCGCTGGGTACGACCTGACCCCCTCGGCCTTTGACGTGCTGGCGACCCTGCGCCGCTCGGCTCCGCCGGAGGGCCTGACCCTGGGTGACCTCGCGCACCGGATGGCCGTCACCCCGCCCGCCGTGACCAAGCGGGTGGACGGTCTGGAGCGCCGGGGGTGGGTGACGAGACACCCGGACCCCGGGGACCGCAGAACGGTCCGCGCCGCCCTGAGCGCCGCAGGACGAGCGGCGGTGGACGAACTGCTCCTCGCCCACGTCGCGCACGAGGAAGCCCTGCTGGGCCAGCTGACGCCCGACGAACGGAGGACGCTGCGGCAGCTGCTGGGCCGCCTTTCCCCGGCGGCGGAGGGGCCGTGA